One Gloeobacter morelensis MG652769 DNA window includes the following coding sequences:
- a CDS encoding type IV pilus twitching motility protein PilT: MPVPTIQQLMQTVVDWSGSDLHIAAGMPPCIRAGGKLRFAGESPLAPDDTQAMIFSLLTPGQRQHLEAHWELDFSHGIGATRFRINVYKDKGHYAAALRALSSKIPAIDDLGLPPVMRDIADRPRGLVLVTGPTGSGKTTTLASLIDYINTSRSEHILTVEDPIEYLFVPKKSFINQRQLGEDTKSFANALRAALREDPDVILVGEMRDLETIQLAITAAETGHLVFATLHTASAAQTVDRMVDVFPPAQQQQIRVQLSNSLVAVFAQTLIPRADAGSGIQSRCLAQEIMIVTPAIANLIREGKTSQIYSAIQTGGNLGMKTLETSLRDLYAAGRISYENALARTSRPEEFQRIAGAPPAAGRPAVGPGGGGGPRPSFTQPITNR; this comes from the coding sequence ATGCCCGTACCAACTATCCAGCAACTGATGCAGACCGTCGTCGACTGGTCGGGATCCGACCTGCACATCGCCGCCGGGATGCCGCCGTGCATCCGCGCCGGGGGCAAATTGCGCTTTGCGGGTGAATCGCCCCTCGCCCCCGACGACACCCAGGCGATGATCTTCAGCCTGCTCACCCCCGGCCAGCGCCAACACCTCGAAGCGCACTGGGAGCTGGATTTTTCCCACGGTATCGGTGCCACCCGCTTTCGCATCAACGTCTACAAGGACAAAGGCCACTACGCCGCCGCCCTGCGCGCCCTCAGCTCGAAGATCCCGGCTATCGACGACTTGGGTCTGCCACCGGTGATGCGCGATATCGCCGACCGGCCCCGCGGATTGGTGCTGGTCACCGGTCCCACCGGCTCGGGCAAGACGACCACCCTCGCTTCGCTCATCGACTACATCAACACCAGTCGATCCGAGCACATCCTCACCGTCGAAGATCCGATCGAGTATCTGTTCGTACCCAAAAAGTCCTTTATCAACCAGCGCCAGTTGGGCGAGGATACCAAGAGTTTCGCCAACGCCCTGCGCGCCGCCCTGCGCGAGGATCCGGACGTCATCCTCGTCGGTGAGATGCGCGATCTCGAGACGATCCAGCTGGCGATCACCGCCGCTGAGACGGGCCACCTGGTCTTTGCCACCCTGCACACCGCCTCCGCCGCCCAGACGGTCGACCGCATGGTCGATGTCTTCCCGCCCGCCCAGCAGCAGCAAATTCGCGTACAGCTTTCCAATTCGCTGGTGGCGGTCTTTGCCCAAACGCTGATCCCGCGCGCCGATGCCGGCAGCGGCATCCAGTCGCGCTGCCTGGCGCAGGAGATCATGATCGTCACCCCTGCCATCGCCAACCTCATCCGCGAGGGCAAGACCAGCCAGATCTACTCGGCCATTCAGACGGGCGGCAATCTGGGCATGAAGACCCTGGAGACATCCCTGCGCGACCTGTACGCGGCGGGCCGGATTTCCTACGAGAATGCCCTCGCCCGCACCTCCAGGCCCGAGGAGTTCCAGCGCATAGCCGGAGCTCCCCCGGCGGCGGGCCGGCCGGCCGTCGGCCCCGGCGGCGGCGGTGGTCCCCGCCCCTCGTTCACCCAGCCCATCACCAACCGCTAA
- a CDS encoding type II secretion system F family protein, whose protein sequence is MPQFKYRVRDYRGTAIEETVEADSAVTLRARLREQGMYVLQIAEVQPSALQGAFSLEALQTATTRITIRDKSLFARQLAAMTSAGVSLVRSLTVLEEQSTNRKLKKVLTQVSFDVQQGSSLAASMRKFPQAFDNLFVAMIQAGEAGGLLDQVLDRLSKLLEDQDRLQRQVRSALAYPVTVLILAVIIFLAMVTFILPVFKDIFKQLGGELPAFTQTLMGLSELLQNPFAWAFLIIAGGGITWLYRRYNNSPGGRRVVDRIKLALPLFGDLIQKASVARFCRTFGSLVRSGVPILSALEIVRDTAGNAVIADAVDEARRVIREGSLISPTLKKEKAFPPMAVQMISVGEESGELDSMLMKVADFYESEVEQAVKALTSLLEPIMIVVLGGLVGSVILAMYLPLFTVFDLIK, encoded by the coding sequence ATGCCGCAATTCAAGTACCGCGTGCGCGACTACCGGGGGACCGCCATCGAGGAGACCGTCGAGGCCGACAGCGCCGTCACGCTGCGCGCGCGCCTGCGCGAGCAGGGCATGTACGTGCTGCAGATTGCCGAGGTCCAGCCGAGCGCCCTGCAGGGGGCTTTTTCGCTGGAGGCGCTCCAGACGGCCACCACCCGCATCACTATCCGCGACAAGTCGCTGTTTGCCCGCCAGCTCGCGGCGATGACCAGCGCGGGCGTCTCGCTGGTGCGCTCACTCACAGTGCTCGAAGAGCAGTCGACCAACCGCAAGCTCAAAAAAGTGCTCACCCAGGTGAGCTTCGACGTCCAGCAGGGCAGCAGCCTCGCTGCCTCGATGCGCAAGTTTCCCCAGGCTTTCGACAACCTGTTCGTGGCGATGATCCAGGCGGGCGAGGCCGGGGGTCTGCTCGATCAGGTGCTCGACCGGCTCTCCAAGTTGCTTGAAGATCAAGACCGCCTGCAGCGGCAGGTGCGTTCCGCCCTCGCCTATCCGGTCACGGTGCTTATCCTCGCGGTGATTATTTTCCTGGCGATGGTGACGTTCATCCTGCCGGTCTTCAAGGACATCTTCAAGCAACTCGGGGGCGAATTGCCCGCCTTTACCCAGACGTTGATGGGCCTGAGCGAACTGCTGCAAAACCCGTTTGCCTGGGCGTTTCTAATCATTGCCGGCGGTGGGATTACCTGGCTGTACCGGCGCTATAACAATTCCCCCGGCGGCAGGCGGGTCGTCGACCGCATCAAGCTCGCTCTGCCTTTGTTTGGCGATTTGATTCAAAAAGCCTCGGTGGCTCGCTTCTGCCGCACGTTCGGATCGTTGGTAAGATCCGGGGTGCCTATCCTCAGTGCCCTGGAGATCGTCCGCGACACCGCCGGCAATGCCGTGATCGCCGACGCCGTGGACGAAGCGCGCCGGGTGATCCGCGAAGGCAGTCTGATTAGCCCCACCCTCAAAAAAGAAAAAGCCTTTCCGCCCATGGCGGTGCAGATGATCAGCGTCGGCGAAGAGTCGGGCGAACTCGACAGCATGCTGATGAAAGTCGCCGATTTCTACGAGTCGGAAGTCGAGCAGGCGGTCAAGGCGCTCACCAGCTTGCTGGAGCCCATCATGATCGTGGTCCTCGGGGGACTGGTGGGCTCGGTCATCCTGGCGATGTACCTGCCGCTGTTTACAGTCTTCGACTTGATCAAGTAG
- a CDS encoding S-layer homology domain-containing protein, which yields MGASLATGAQAAQFKDIAGYWGASYVDTLADRRFIAGFPDGTFRPDAPVTRAQLAAMAARAFDLPESQVSSLNFKDVPPNCWAARAIAAVADRGLASGFLDGNFRPEELLTRAQAIVIFSQVLGRSAGSSTEGALSSYTDAVAVPDWAKPGIKKASAASIIVSYPDPNVIKPNTVATRGEVAAMMYQTLMRLGISLPPLDIGVVGSDDRPTVPRKDWAAAERVEIERLVLLPELNVFRSGDALLVRAFATPGAQANFTLPGIASAVPMEEKQPGIYEGSYVIKRGDQGGELRLAVTLRGSNGRATTQVWPQGIHINR from the coding sequence GTGGGCGCGAGTTTGGCAACTGGAGCCCAAGCGGCGCAGTTTAAGGACATTGCCGGGTACTGGGGAGCTTCCTACGTCGATACCCTGGCCGATCGCCGGTTTATTGCCGGTTTTCCGGACGGCACTTTTCGCCCCGATGCGCCGGTCACCCGCGCCCAACTCGCAGCGATGGCCGCGCGCGCTTTTGATCTGCCCGAAAGCCAGGTGAGCAGCCTCAATTTTAAAGACGTCCCCCCGAATTGCTGGGCGGCCAGAGCGATTGCGGCGGTGGCCGACCGGGGTCTGGCAAGCGGGTTTCTGGACGGCAACTTCCGCCCCGAGGAGCTGCTCACCCGCGCCCAGGCGATCGTGATCTTTTCGCAGGTGCTCGGGCGCTCTGCCGGCAGCAGCACCGAGGGTGCGCTCAGCAGTTATACCGACGCGGTGGCGGTGCCCGATTGGGCAAAGCCAGGGATCAAAAAAGCTAGCGCCGCCTCGATTATCGTGAGCTATCCTGACCCGAACGTGATTAAGCCCAACACCGTCGCCACCCGCGGCGAAGTGGCCGCGATGATGTACCAGACCTTGATGCGTCTGGGCATCAGCCTGCCGCCTCTCGATATCGGGGTGGTGGGCAGCGACGACCGGCCGACGGTGCCGCGCAAGGATTGGGCGGCTGCCGAGCGGGTTGAGATCGAGCGGCTGGTGCTGCTGCCGGAATTGAACGTGTTTCGCTCGGGAGATGCGCTGTTGGTGCGCGCCTTTGCCACCCCCGGAGCGCAGGCAAATTTTACCCTGCCGGGAATCGCTTCGGCGGTGCCGATGGAAGAAAAGCAGCCCGGAATCTACGAGGGCTCCTACGTGATCAAACGCGGCGACCAGGGAGGCGAGTTGCGCCTGGCAGTCACCTTGCGCGGCTCCAATGGCCGCGCTACCACCCAGGTGTGGCCCCAGGGAATCCATATCAATCGTTAG
- a CDS encoding alcohol dehydrogenase translates to MTKMRAMAVPAAGAKFQLIERDLPEPGPREVRLRVSACGVCHSDSMTVEGKMPGISYPRIPGHEVLGTIEALGAEVLGWQVGMRVGVGWFGGSCGYCQRCRRGSAFACETVSAVTGVTRDGGYATHMLADVSALARVPADLDAIQSAPLLCAGITTFNALRNCGAGPGDLVAIHGVGGLGHLGIQFAARQGFRTVAVNRGRDKEELARSLGAHEYIDSEAGDPAAAMLAMGGAKAILATVTSEKAMQALVGGLGPNGTMMLIGAVSALTVNPTELLLKRASVKGWYSGTAADSEDTLLFSHRNGIASMNEIYPFESAQAAYDRMMSGKARFRVVLSMEA, encoded by the coding sequence ATGACCAAGATGCGCGCTATGGCCGTACCCGCAGCGGGCGCTAAGTTTCAGCTGATCGAGCGAGATTTGCCCGAACCCGGGCCGCGTGAGGTTCGGCTGCGCGTCAGCGCCTGCGGCGTATGTCACAGCGACTCTATGACGGTCGAAGGGAAGATGCCGGGCATCTCCTATCCGCGTATACCCGGCCATGAGGTGCTCGGTACGATCGAGGCGCTCGGGGCGGAGGTTCTCGGCTGGCAGGTGGGCATGCGCGTCGGCGTCGGCTGGTTCGGCGGCTCGTGCGGGTATTGCCAGCGCTGCCGACGCGGCTCGGCGTTCGCCTGCGAGACGGTGAGCGCCGTCACGGGCGTGACCCGCGACGGTGGCTATGCGACCCACATGCTGGCCGATGTCTCCGCACTCGCCCGTGTGCCGGCTGATCTCGACGCGATCCAATCGGCGCCCTTGCTGTGCGCCGGGATCACCACCTTCAACGCGCTGCGCAATTGCGGCGCAGGGCCGGGCGATCTGGTGGCGATCCACGGTGTCGGCGGGCTTGGCCATCTCGGTATCCAGTTTGCCGCGCGCCAGGGCTTTCGCACCGTCGCCGTCAACCGCGGCCGCGACAAAGAGGAGCTCGCCCGCTCGCTCGGCGCGCACGAATACATCGACAGCGAAGCGGGCGATCCTGCCGCCGCAATGCTGGCGATGGGCGGGGCAAAGGCGATCCTCGCGACTGTCACCAGCGAGAAAGCAATGCAGGCGCTCGTTGGCGGTCTTGGACCCAATGGCACGATGATGCTCATCGGTGCGGTGTCCGCCCTCACCGTCAACCCGACGGAGTTACTCCTCAAGCGCGCTTCGGTCAAAGGCTGGTATTCAGGCACGGCGGCCGATTCGGAGGATACGCTGCTATTTAGCCATCGCAATGGGATCGCTTCTATGAACGAGATCTACCCCTTCGAGAGCGCCCAGGCTGCATACGATCGGATGATGAGTGGCAAGGCGCGCTTTCGTGTCGTCCTTTCGATGGAAGCGTAG
- a CDS encoding S-layer homology domain-containing protein, whose protein sequence is MDKFFKVGSALGLALGLTVVAARAANFGDTAGYWAEAYVSTLADRKFIGGFPDGSFRPNDAITRAQFAAIAAKALDLPVGGGGLTFNDVPANYWATGAIAAVSNSGLVTGFPDGSFRPEERITRAQALVILAKALGDKGGRTSVNLDDYTDVQAVPDWARPSITKAAESGIIVNFPDPAVIKPNALATRGEVAALMYQTLSRSGRDLPPLNIGSLAPATGGGAGRGQLAIERVVVQPDRRAVQAGEELVVRAEGTPGAEASFSIQGIAQGIAMQEVEQGVYEGRYTVKRGDQERNARLAVTLKSRGESVTREAERQYAFGSGAAGGAGRGDFSGDGRPDVLWSRVDGSEARLWIMEGTRKGRELALGQSPGRDWRLVSSGDFDGDGLSDLLWHNQATGELLQWRLGRAGKPQPVAMRTEPVARRWQAGGAGDFDGDGRADILWRNPATGRNTLWMMDGANRRSQKPLPDQAGANLLIAGVGDFDGDGGADVLWRNRVSGANSLWLMNGTQVVRTVAIGEAPPQWQVGGIADYNGDGRVDILWRRADSGRSVFWIMNGTERTATAAAPDGPGAQWEMVGPR, encoded by the coding sequence ATGGACAAATTTTTCAAAGTAGGGTCAGCGCTCGGCCTTGCTCTCGGTCTGACGGTTGTGGCTGCCCGGGCAGCAAATTTCGGCGATACAGCTGGGTACTGGGCGGAAGCGTACGTTTCGACCCTGGCCGATCGCAAGTTCATCGGCGGTTTTCCGGACGGATCGTTTCGGCCCAACGACGCGATTACCCGCGCCCAGTTCGCCGCCATCGCCGCCAAGGCTTTGGATCTGCCCGTCGGCGGTGGCGGCCTTACTTTCAACGATGTGCCGGCCAACTACTGGGCGACCGGGGCCATCGCCGCAGTGAGTAACAGCGGCCTGGTCACCGGTTTTCCGGACGGGTCGTTCCGGCCGGAGGAGCGCATCACCCGCGCCCAGGCCCTGGTCATTCTCGCCAAGGCCCTTGGGGATAAAGGTGGGCGCACGTCGGTGAACCTGGACGATTATACCGACGTGCAGGCGGTGCCCGATTGGGCGCGGCCGAGCATCACCAAGGCGGCGGAGTCGGGGATCATCGTCAATTTTCCAGACCCGGCGGTGATCAAGCCCAACGCCCTGGCCACCCGCGGCGAGGTGGCCGCCTTGATGTACCAGACGCTCTCGCGCTCCGGCCGCGACCTGCCGCCGTTGAATATCGGTTCGCTCGCCCCGGCTACCGGCGGCGGTGCCGGGCGCGGGCAACTCGCCATCGAGCGCGTCGTCGTGCAGCCGGACCGGCGGGCGGTGCAGGCGGGTGAAGAACTGGTCGTGCGCGCCGAGGGTACCCCCGGCGCCGAAGCGAGCTTCAGCATCCAGGGGATCGCCCAGGGGATCGCCATGCAGGAGGTGGAGCAGGGGGTCTACGAGGGCCGCTACACCGTCAAGCGGGGAGACCAAGAAAGGAATGCCCGCCTTGCGGTCACCCTCAAAAGTCGCGGCGAATCGGTCACCCGCGAGGCCGAGCGGCAATACGCCTTCGGATCGGGGGCCGCAGGCGGTGCGGGACGCGGTGACTTTAGTGGTGACGGTAGGCCCGATGTGCTCTGGAGCCGGGTCGACGGCAGTGAGGCCCGTCTGTGGATCATGGAAGGCACCCGCAAGGGCCGCGAACTGGCCTTGGGACAGTCTCCCGGCCGCGATTGGCGCCTGGTGAGCAGCGGCGATTTTGACGGCGACGGGCTGTCGGATCTGCTCTGGCACAACCAGGCCACCGGCGAGTTGTTGCAGTGGCGCCTCGGCCGGGCAGGCAAACCCCAGCCCGTGGCGATGCGCACCGAGCCGGTGGCCCGCCGGTGGCAGGCGGGTGGCGCGGGTGATTTTGATGGCGACGGCCGCGCCGATATCCTCTGGCGCAACCCGGCCACCGGGCGCAACACCCTCTGGATGATGGACGGGGCCAACCGCCGCTCACAGAAGCCGCTGCCGGACCAGGCCGGGGCGAATCTATTGATCGCAGGGGTGGGCGATTTTGACGGCGACGGCGGCGCAGATGTACTCTGGCGCAACCGGGTAAGCGGTGCCAATAGTCTGTGGCTGATGAACGGCACCCAGGTGGTGCGCACGGTGGCCATCGGCGAGGCGCCGCCCCAGTGGCAGGTGGGCGGCATTGCCGATTACAACGGCGACGGCCGGGTCGATATTCTCTGGCGCCGGGCGGACTCGGGTCGGAGTGTCTTCTGGATTATGAACGGTACCGAGCGCACGGCGACCGCTGCAGCCCCCGATGGACCGGGCGCGCAGTGGGAAATGGTCGGGCCGCGCTAG
- a CDS encoding DUF7282 domain-containing protein gives MNTRHFVLGTMLVLSPILLIQGNAHAQTTTGETTTTTTTTTQRSAATDPSLYTSPYIPRPESSLIDVQDQYIADGKVMVKQVNSPDIGWLVIHENDNGQPGAVLGYVELASGTNKNIAVPISRQPKSKSAFVAVHVLRERRANNVLSRFDTTTYALARSPKSSLASFNIYPYRTGYVDPSATSVSSSSYSSTTTTTGPAVKPE, from the coding sequence ATGAATACGCGTCATTTTGTGCTTGGCACCATGCTTGTGCTGTCCCCAATCCTGCTAATTCAGGGCAATGCGCACGCACAGACGACGACCGGTGAGACAACCACGACGACGACCACCACCACGCAGCGCAGCGCTGCGACGGATCCTTCGCTCTACACCAGCCCCTACATCCCCCGTCCCGAATCGTCGCTCATCGACGTTCAAGATCAGTACATCGCCGACGGCAAAGTCATGGTCAAGCAAGTCAACAGCCCCGACATCGGCTGGCTGGTCATCCACGAGAACGACAACGGGCAACCGGGGGCGGTATTGGGTTATGTCGAACTCGCTTCGGGCACCAACAAGAACATCGCGGTGCCGATCAGCCGCCAGCCTAAGAGCAAAAGCGCCTTCGTCGCCGTGCATGTGCTGCGCGAACGGCGGGCCAATAACGTGCTGAGCCGCTTCGACACGACCACCTACGCCCTGGCCCGCTCGCCCAAGTCTTCGCTCGCCTCGTTCAATATCTATCCGTACCGGACGGGCTACGTCGATCCGAGCGCCACTTCGGTGAGCAGCTCCTCCTACAGCAGTACGACGACAACCACCGGACCCGCCGTCAAGCCCGAATAA
- a CDS encoding ABC transporter ATP-binding protein: MSQSPPARKPIIEFRGVSKSFGTQRILDGLDLKVQYGEALVIVGPSGTGKSTILRLMCGLLEPDSGEVLLGGVPLQAEQLRRKPIQVGMVFQQAALFDSLTVEENVGFLLYEHSKLPRKKIGELVREKLEMVGLDPVLARQMPAELSGGQRKRVSFARAIMEDPTVPDDETQLLLYDEPTAGLDPIASTVIENLIRSLKQRGSCDSYVVITHQETTIRSTADRILLIYQGKVRWEGQVPEIDACQDPYVRQFFDGKIDGPIQ; encoded by the coding sequence GTGAGCCAGTCCCCACCGGCCCGTAAGCCCATCATCGAATTTCGCGGCGTCAGCAAGTCCTTCGGCACTCAGCGTATCCTGGACGGTCTCGATTTAAAGGTCCAATACGGCGAGGCTCTGGTGATTGTCGGGCCGTCGGGTACCGGCAAATCGACCATCCTGCGGCTGATGTGCGGCTTGTTGGAGCCGGACTCCGGAGAGGTGTTGCTCGGCGGCGTGCCGCTGCAGGCCGAACAGCTTCGGAGAAAGCCCATCCAGGTCGGCATGGTCTTTCAGCAGGCGGCGCTGTTCGATTCGCTCACTGTCGAAGAAAACGTCGGGTTTTTGCTCTACGAGCACTCGAAGTTGCCGCGCAAAAAAATTGGCGAACTGGTGCGCGAAAAACTGGAGATGGTGGGACTTGACCCGGTGCTCGCCCGGCAGATGCCGGCGGAACTCTCCGGTGGTCAGCGCAAGCGCGTCTCGTTTGCCCGCGCGATCATGGAAGATCCGACGGTTCCCGACGACGAGACGCAGCTGTTGCTGTACGACGAACCGACCGCCGGGCTCGACCCCATCGCCTCGACGGTAATCGAGAATTTGATTCGTTCCCTGAAGCAGCGGGGATCCTGCGATAGTTATGTAGTGATCACCCACCAGGAAACGACCATCCGCAGCACCGCCGACCGCATTTTGCTGATCTACCAGGGCAAGGTGCGCTGGGAGGGTCAAGTCCCCGAAATCGACGCGTGCCAGGATCCTTATGTGCGCCAGTTTTTTGACGGCAAGATCGACGGGCCGATCCAGTAG
- a CDS encoding MlaD family protein, with amino-acid sequence MNRRGIREGLVGLLILVGVGIFVGLYLWLSGGFRQGGYRFTITFRDANGLNVGAPVRLRGVRVGQVQATIPGISSVKADVLIDRPDVFIPKNSQFVVSQSGLIGETFVEIFPSDTAVVPPNTTVETLSARCEKSVASEPLVCPQSSVVGRTPPRFQELVRSLDALATRLDQDFFDSLQTTVVKFGQTADNLSSLSRTAAKDFDVLADTARAASREVPAFGRAAQALEKTILDIDVILLDNRASLSQTLANLNRASAEVSKLTSQLSGSITPERLDQIVANTNEAVANLRSLSVAISDPATVASLRSTLDSARATLDNIQKITTDLDELTGDPQFRTNLRRLIDGLGNLVSSEPGDPAESSVFANADYRDGIAGVADTAAP; translated from the coding sequence GTGAATAGACGGGGCATTCGTGAGGGGTTGGTAGGGCTGCTGATCCTTGTCGGCGTCGGCATCTTCGTGGGGCTCTATCTGTGGCTTTCCGGAGGGTTTCGCCAGGGCGGGTACCGCTTTACGATTACTTTTCGCGACGCGAACGGTCTCAACGTCGGTGCGCCGGTGCGCCTGCGGGGTGTGCGCGTCGGCCAGGTGCAGGCGACGATCCCCGGCATCAGCAGCGTCAAGGCCGACGTACTCATCGACCGGCCCGACGTCTTCATTCCCAAAAATTCCCAGTTCGTGGTCTCCCAAAGCGGTTTGATCGGCGAGACGTTCGTTGAAATTTTTCCGTCGGACACCGCGGTGGTGCCGCCGAATACGACCGTCGAGACCCTGAGCGCGCGCTGCGAGAAGAGCGTCGCTTCCGAGCCGCTGGTCTGTCCCCAATCGTCGGTGGTCGGCCGCACGCCGCCCCGCTTTCAGGAACTGGTGCGCTCGCTCGATGCGCTGGCTACCCGATTGGATCAAGATTTCTTCGACAGTCTGCAGACCACCGTCGTCAAATTCGGCCAGACCGCCGACAACCTGAGCAGTCTGTCGCGCACGGCCGCCAAAGATTTTGACGTGCTGGCAGACACGGCCCGGGCGGCGAGCCGGGAGGTGCCCGCCTTCGGCCGGGCCGCCCAGGCGCTCGAAAAGACCATCCTCGATATCGACGTCATCTTGCTGGATAATCGCGCTTCGCTTTCCCAGACCCTGGCCAACCTCAACCGGGCGAGTGCGGAGGTGAGCAAACTCACCAGCCAGCTCAGCGGCAGCATCACCCCTGAACGGCTCGATCAGATCGTGGCAAACACCAACGAGGCAGTGGCCAATCTGCGCAGCTTGAGCGTGGCGATTTCCGACCCGGCCACGGTGGCGTCGCTGCGCTCCACCCTCGATTCCGCCCGCGCCACCCTCGACAACATCCAGAAGATCACCACCGATCTGGATGAGCTGACCGGCGATCCGCAGTTTCGCACCAACTTGCGCCGTCTTATCGACGGACTGGGCAACCTCGTCTCCAGCGAGCCGGGTGATCCGGCCGAGTCGTCGGTCTTTGCCAATGCCGATTACCGCGACGGCATCGCCGGCGTGGCTGATACCGCCGCGCCCTGA
- a CDS encoding type II toxin-antitoxin system RelE/ParE family toxin, with amino-acid sequence MAAFRLTELAVQDLRAVGRYTEATWGRAQRNNYLAKLDACFELLAQEPQLGRVCDDIRPGYRKYHVGRHLIFCRERDTGLKIIRVLHERMDIVSHLEDD; translated from the coding sequence ATGGCGGCTTTTCGCCTTACTGAGCTGGCAGTGCAGGATTTGCGAGCCGTTGGCCGATACACCGAGGCGACTTGGGGGCGTGCGCAGCGAAACAACTACCTAGCCAAACTGGACGCGTGCTTTGAGCTTTTGGCGCAGGAGCCGCAACTGGGAAGGGTCTGCGATGATATTCGGCCGGGATATCGCAAGTATCACGTAGGACGACACCTGATTTTCTGCCGTGAGCGTGACACAGGTCTAAAAATCATTCGCGTTCTGCACGAACGCATGGACATAGTGTCCCACCTGGAAGATGACTGA
- a CDS encoding type II toxin-antitoxin system ParD family antitoxin: protein MQKNTSVTLGQHFEAFIARQIDAGRYASASEAIRAGLRLLEEQEMKLAALRRALHDGENSGLADYSLHSLLEELDKEHTV, encoded by the coding sequence ATGCAAAAAAATACGAGCGTGACACTCGGGCAGCATTTTGAGGCATTCATCGCCAGGCAGATTGACGCCGGGCGTTATGCATCTGCCAGTGAAGCGATCCGCGCCGGACTGCGTTTGCTCGAAGAGCAGGAGATGAAGCTGGCGGCTCTACGCCGCGCTCTGCACGACGGTGAGAACAGCGGTTTGGCCGACTATTCTTTACACAGTTTGCTCGAAGAGCTTGACAAGGAACACACAGTCTAA
- the tnpA gene encoding IS200/IS605 family transposase — translation MQQLRRGRHSVSAIYVHLVFVVKYRRKIFQEQHSQRMHEIFAEVGKSMGFTVLEVNGEPDHVHLLVEHPPKYSVSTLVNHLKGVSSRLLRKEFGLSPSSEHLWSPSYFAASWGGAPIEVIRQYIEQQGEKPP, via the coding sequence ATGCAACAGTTGAGAAGAGGCAGGCACAGTGTTTCAGCAATCTATGTTCACTTGGTCTTCGTGGTGAAGTACCGAAGGAAGATATTTCAGGAGCAGCACTCCCAGCGGATGCATGAAATATTCGCTGAGGTTGGCAAGTCGATGGGGTTCACGGTGCTGGAAGTGAACGGTGAACCAGACCACGTACATCTGCTCGTGGAGCACCCACCGAAGTACTCAGTCTCAACACTGGTGAATCACTTGAAAGGGGTTTCAAGCCGCCTTCTAAGGAAGGAGTTTGGTCTAAGTCCAAGTTCTGAACATCTTTGGTCGCCATCCTATTTCGCTGCTTCCTGGGGAGGTGCCCCCATTGAAGTTATCAGGCAGTACATTGAGCAACAGGGCGAAAAGCCGCCCTAA